CCATACTTACGTTCTTTCAGCGAAGTGTCAATTCGCAAGTAAGAACGTACCTGATTATAAAGGTTATTCATCACCAACGGACGGAAGAACATCTCCTTCTCGCCTTTCAATGCATAACCAGGTATTTCGTAACGGAAAGTGATTTTTATAGGTGCTGCCTGATAGTCTTTAGGATTCTTACCGTAGTCTACACTCAACAATTTGGCTTTTGGAGATATGGCTAAGAGCTGTCTTTCCATCGTATTTTTCCATTCGCTCTGAAATCCGGTAGTAAAGATGCGGCGAATATTGCTGTCGCTCTGCCCTTCGGCGGTAAGAGTGAAAGTACCACGCAGAGTACCGTCCACATCCAAACGGTTATCGGCTTTGATACGCATATAATGATTTTCGGGAGCTGAAAGCGGAGTGATGCACAAATCAGAACCTTCGGGCACACCCGGCAGATAGTTCTGCTGCTGTTCGGCACTGCTCCACAATTCGCGACAGAAAGGAACCCAGGTAGGGTCGAGTGGCATATACGTTCCGTTATTTAGTTTCACTACTGCCACACAGTGATTAAAATGGTCGGCAGGAATACTCTCCACACGGCTGCCCGCCATTGTCATAGCCGGATAGGCTTCGAAACCTGCCATACGCAAGAAGGAAATCAGTGTGCCTGCTATGTCTTTACAGACCCCGCAACGGTCGGTATAATTCATTTTAGTATTGTGAAGTGTGAACCCCTCTCCTTTTCCCATGGATATGCCGGAATAACGGATATTATCGGCCACCCAATGAGTCAGCACGGCAATCTTTTCCATCTCGGTTTTCTTGCCTTTTATCAGTTCGTCCACTTTTTTCTGTGCTTCGGGCAGTGGGGCAAAACTGCCATAGTCTTCGTTCACTTTATTGAACCACAAGGACTTGTCTTTCCATTGGGGAGTAGAAGACATCATCAGTTTGGGAGCCGCATCAAAAAAGTCTACCATATTCGGTTCTCTGACGAAAGGCATCACATTATCCATTGTAAAAGTGTACACCTTACTATTGTC
The DNA window shown above is from Bacteroides faecium and carries:
- a CDS encoding DUF3857 domain-containing protein; the encoded protein is MRKQLSITLACFLLTSATAFAQSWKPYENTAKGKTYETSDCVTLLDSTLVSVQPTGQGSFAVCKVIKVQTPKGAVANRVIKYDYDPLTAYAEFKRATVYRANGQVDELDVKKTCDYAAPARAIYWGARQIMLEIGALHPGDIVDYEIAKKGFTYALLGAGDEDDSRFIPPMRGQFYDIVPFWSSVPTVRKVYKVAVPMEKELQFQFYQGECASSMRYEDNSKVYTFTMDNVMPFVREPNMVDFFDAAPKLMMSSTPQWKDKSLWFNKVNEDYGSFAPLPEAQKKVDELIKGKKTEMEKIAVLTHWVADNIRYSGISMGKGEGFTLHNTKMNYTDRCGVCKDIAGTLISFLRMAGFEAYPAMTMAGSRVESIPADHFNHCVAVVKLNNGTYMPLDPTWVPFCRELWSSAEQQQNYLPGVPEGSDLCITPLSAPENHYMRIKADNRLDVDGTLRGTFTLTAEGQSDSNIRRIFTTGFQSEWKNTMERQLLAISPKAKLLSVDYGKNPKDYQAAPIKITFRYEIPGYALKGEKEMFFRPLVMNNLYNQVRSYLRIDTSLKERKYGFKDGCSRLVELDETIQLPAGYKLANADKNETMQGTGADFEGSLAQQGNKVLLHNKLALKKRVYEASDWDSFRNAVNAHKAYGEYLVIKK